A segment of the Prochlorococcus marinus str. MIT 9215 genome:
TAGGCCTTCTAACAAGCGAAGAATTTAGTAGTTTTTTTGCAGCAATATTAATGCTAATCGATCCAATAAGCCATGTAAGTACAAATTTTAATGACTATAAACAGGCAGAAGCTTCAATAAAAAGGTTGAAAAACATTAATCTAGAGCCTATCGAAGATGATAAAGAAAATTTAACAAGGATATCCAATATTGCAGGCAAAATAAGTTTTAAGAAAGTTAATTTCGCTTACAAAAAAGATAATCAAGTACTTAAAAATATCAATTTAGAAATAAAAAGAGGTGAAGTCACAGCATTTGTTGGAGCTTCTGGAGCTGGTAAAAGTACAATGTTGGCTTTGATTTTAAAGTTTATAAATCCAACTAATGGAGACATTTTTATAGATGATAAAAATCTCAAAATAATAAATACAAAAGATATTAGAAAAAACATTGCATTAGTACAACAACAGCCTTTTTTGTTTTCAGGAACAATTTTTGATGTAATAAGAATGGGCAGAAATTTCACCAAAGAAGAAGTTATAGAATCAGCAAGAAAAGCAAACGCTCACAACTTCATTCAAAAGCTTCCTGAGAAATATGAAACTGAGATAACTGAAAAAGGATCAAATTTCTCAGGTGGTCAGATCCAGAGGATAGCAATTGCAAGAGCAATACTTGGTAACCCTTCAATTCTTCTTTTAGATGAGGCCACGAGTGCGTTAGATGCAGAATCAGAATCAGAAGTACAAAAAGGACTTAGTAGAGCTATGAAAGATCGAACAGTTATTGTAATTGCTCATAGATTAGCCACTACGCAAGAGGCAAATAAAATAGTTGTTTTCGATAAAGGCAAAATTATTGAAGTTGGGAAACATATTGATCTAATCAATAAACCTGGAATTTATAAAGAATTATGTGAAAAACAATTGATTAAAAAATTATAATTAAACTTTATTTATTATAAAGAGTAAGTCAATGAGCGAAAACACAAATGATTCTTCAAATCCAGTTTTAACCTTTGAAGGGAAAAAATATTTAATAAATGAACTTTCTAATGAAATAAAAGAATCTATAAAAGCATTACAAATAGCTGAGACACAACTTAAGATGCATCAAGATACTCTCGAATTACTTTCAATTAGCCGAAACACATTAGCTAATCAATTAAGAGGAAAACTAAAAAACCTAGAGTGAAATTCTAATAATTATGGATTTCTTGTAAAGAATAAGCATAAACTTTATTACTCTGCAAAGCTTTAATTGCTTTAATGGCTGCCTTTGCTCCAGGAATAGTTGTAAATGTAGGGATGTTATATTCTAAAGCAGCACGTCTTAAATAAGCGTCGTCATGAAGAGCCTGTGAACCGATTGGAGTATTAATTATTAATTGAACAAGTCCCGAACGAATTAGGTCCTCAATATTTGGTCTACCTTCATGAACTTTTAGCACTTCGTCAACTTGAATGCCTAAATTTACCAAATATGAAGCTGTACCTTTTGTTGCAATTAATTTAAATCCTAAAATCAAAAGTTCTTGAGCAATTTCCTCGAGATTTTTTTTATCTAAATCATTTGTAGACAAAAAAGCAACTCCTTCTGATGGAACACCATTTCCTGCTGCCAATTCAGACTTAGCATAAGCAATTCCAAAATCTTTAGCTAAACCCATTACTTCTCCAGTAGATCTCATTTCGGGACCAAGTAATGTATCAGATCCAGGAAATCTTTTGAAAGGTAACACAGCCTCCTTAACTGCTTGATATTTAGGAGAAATTTCTTGTGTGAAATTAATATCTTCCAATGTAAAACCTTGCATTAACTGGGTAGCTAATTTTGCGATTGGTTTACCTATGGCTTTTGAAACAAATGGGACCGTCCTAGATGCTCTTGGATTTGCTTCAAGAATAAATAGCTTATTTTCTTTGTTATTTGTATTTGTCACCGCAAATTGTAAGTTAATTAAACCAACAACATTTAATCTTTGTGCAATTAATTTAGTCCACTTCCTTACATTTTCTATTGTAGATAATGAAAGAGAAATGGATGGTAAACAACAAGCTGAATCTCCTGAATGAATTCCTGCAGGCTCAACATGTTCCATTAGACCTGCGATGACAACTGAACCGTTTGAATCACATAAAGCATCAACATCTATCTCAATAGCATTATTCAAATATTGATCAAGAAGGATTGGATGATCAGGCGAAACCTTAACTGCTTCATTAATATATCTTGATAATTCATTCTCATCTTTAACAATTTCCATTGCCCTTCCTCCTAAAACATAAGAAGGTCTTACAACCAATGGGAACCCTATATTTTTTGCTACTATCTCCGCTTCATCTTGATTACGTGCAATACCGTTTAAAGGTTGTCTAATACTTAGTTCTTCAAGTATCTTTGTAAATTCTTCTCTATCTTCAGCCAAATCGATAGATATTGGAGATGTCCCGAGAATTTTTGATCCAGTTTTGGCTCCATCATTAGATTTAAGCCATTCATATAAAGGTAATGATATTTTTAGCGGCGTTTGGCCTCCAAATTGAACAATCAAACCATAAGGATTTTCTGCTTCTATTATGTTAAGCACATCCTCCAAAGTTACAGGTTCAAAATATAAAATATCGCTAGTATCATAATCTGTTGATACTGTCTCAGGGTTGCTATTAACCATTATTGTTTTATAACCATTTGTAGAGGCTTGATATGATGCATGACAACAACAGTAATCAAATTCTATTCCCTGACCAATTCTGTTTGGACCGCCTCCTAGAATCATGATTTTTTTTGATTCGCAATTTTCTGAAATCTCGCTATCGAAAATTTGAGAATTTGAATTAAGGAAAGATTCCTCGTAGGTTGAATAATGATAAGGAGTTGACGAAGAAAATTCCGCTGAACAAGTATCAACAGTTTTATAAATTGGTATTATATTAAGTTTTTTTCTATATCTTCTCACCTCAAAAAATTCAGAATTAGTTAACTTCGCTATCTGTTGATCTGAAAAGCCTAATTGTTTAGCATGTAACATCAAATCCCTGTCTAGAGAATAAAGTTCCTTTTCTTTTAAAAAGTCATTTTCAAAATTAAAGATATTACGTAATTTTTCGATAAACCATAAATCTATATTTGTAACTTCATAAATATATGAATTAGTTTTCCCAAGCTGCATAGCCTTTTTAATGAGAAAAATTCTTTCACATGTCGGGTTCCTTAAACTATTTTTAATATGACTCTCATTCTTAAATTCATCTAATGAATCACATTCCCATCCAAAAACACCTACTTCTAAAGACCTTAATGCTTTCTGAAATGATTCTTCAAAAGAACGACCTATTGCCATTGACTCACCAACGGATTTCATGGCAGTGCTTAAAGTCTTCGAAGATCCTTTAAACTTTTCAAAGGCAAATCTTGGAATCTTAGTAACTACGTAATCAATTGATGGCTCGAAACATGCAGGTGTTTTTTTTGTAATATCATTAATAATCTCATCAAGTGTATAACCAACAGATAATAAAGCAGCAATCTTAGCTATAGGAAATCCAGTGGCTTTACTTGCCAAAGCAGAGGATCTACTAACACGGGGGTTCATTTCTATGACAATTACATCTCCATTAGTTGGATTTATTGCAAATTGGATATTACTCCCTCCTGTTTCAACGCCTACTTCTCTAATAATTTTCAATGACAAATCCCTTAATCTCTGATACTCCTTATCTGTTAAAGTCTGTGCAGGAGCTACGGTAATCGAATCTCCAGTGTGAACACCCATTGGGTCTAAATTTTCAATGCTACAAACTATTACTACATTGTCAGCAGTATCTCTCATTACCTCTAGTTCATACTCCTTCCATCCAATTAGTGATTTTTCAATCAATATCTGATTACTTGGACTTTCCTCCAACCCTGATTTACACAACTCAACAAATTCTTCAAGGTTAAAAGCAATTCCACCTCCTACACCACCTAATGTAAATGCAGGCCTAATTATAAGAGGGTAGGAACTAATTTCTTTTGATACCTCCATAGCTTCATCCAGATCAGATGCAATGCCAGAAGGACATACATTTACATTTATTTTCTCCATCGATTCTTTAAATAATTTTCTATCTTCAGCTTTATTAATAGCTCTTAAATCAGCCCCAATTAATTCAATATTATTTTGTTTCAAAAAATCTGATTCTGATAATTTAACCGCAAGATTCAAAGCGGTTTGACCTCCCATAGTGGGAAGAATCGCGTCAGGTTTTTCTTTTAAAATAATCTGAGAAACAATTTCAGAAGTCAAAGGTTCAATATAGGTTTTATTAGCAATATCAGGATCAGTCATTATTGATGCTGGATTTGAATTTATCAAGATAATTTCATAACCAGCATTTCTTAAAGCTTTACAAGCTTGAGTGCCAGAGTAATCAAATTCGCATGCTTGTCCAATAACAATCGGTCCAGAACCAAGAATAAGAATTTTTTTAAGATCACCTCTTTGAGGCATAATTTAAACATTCATTTATCTCATGCTACTTATAAATCATCAGATGTTAATCAAGTTACTTGAAAAGCAACATTTGTTTCTATAGTATTGAAAGAAAATAATTTTTTATGAGCGAACTTCAACGACTTAAAAGTTTGTTGCCTCCAGAAAATGAAAGTTGGGTATTTGTTGAAGCTGCTGCGGCTATAGACCCACCTTTAATAACACTTGAGGAAATTGGTCGTGACGAAGTAGAAATTCAAATAGATCTAGATGAATGGGATAACTTTGCTATTGACCACAGAAATCTATTATTTTGGCACGAGGTTGGAAAAATTCAAAATGACACAATTCCCAGAGATGGATGGGAAATGGCAGCTCTAGCCATAGGACTAGGAGGGGCGATAGGAGAGTTATGGGTTCAAGATGGGTTACTTTTATTACTTGCTCTTGGTTTATCAAGTTTTGCAGGCTATAGATTATATTTAAAAAATAATTCTGAAAAAAAGCTTCAAGATGCTATTTATGCAGACGAGAGAGCTATAGATCTTGCTTGTAGATTTGGATACAGCATTCCAAATGCGTATAAAAGTCTTGGGGGTGCATTAAAGGAATTAATTGATAAGACGCGAAAGAAGAAAAAAAGAAGTTTTTTTGAAGATAGATTAGATGCCTTAAGAAAAAGTGCAGAAAGAGCAAGATCAGAATTATCTCAGCAAGAAGGTTCAGAAAAATCAGTCTCAAGCGAAAATGTTTATGGACAATAAAAATTTGGTTTTAATGGCAGCTAAAGCATGTGATGAAAAAAAAGCAAGGGATATAAAACTTATAAAAATCGACAAAGTATCATTTATTAGCGAATGGATTTTGATTGCTGAAGGATTATCTGATGTACAAGTTAGATCTATAACTAATTCAGTAGAGGGGGAACTTAGAGAGAAGGCTAAAATTGAACCAATACGAAAAGAGGGAGTTAATGAAGCTAAATGGGCTTTACTTGATTATGGTGATTTAATCGTGAATATTTTTCAACCAGAAATAAGAAAATTTTATGACCTTGAATCATTCTGGAGTAATGGAGATAATCTCATATTTCCATAATTTTATTTTATGAACGAATCTAAATGTCCTGTCCCTAAAGAGCAACAACCCACAAATGAATTTATAGAATTATCCAAATCTAAAATTTTTTCTTGGCCAAAAACAAAAAAGTCGCTAATTATAATATTGATAAAATTCTGGGTAGGTGCTTTTGTTTTGTTTCTTGTCATTTCTTCAGGAAGTGTATATTTCAAAACATCCCTTTTAAAATATATTCTATTAAGTTTTTTTAGCAGCTTATCAATACCTCTACTAATTTCCATAAGGTTATATTTAGGCTGGAATCATATCTTTAATAGATTAATATCTGAGAAAGTTGAATACGAGGAATCCGGTTGGTATGACGGACAAGTATGGGAAAAGCCATTAGTTTTGAAAGAAAAAGAATCACTTATTGCCTCAATTGAGGTGAAGCCTATTTTAAAAAATTTAATTCAAATTTTTTCTATTATTTCAGTCTTAGCTTTGACTGGCATTTTGATTTTTCAACATAACAATTTTTAAATGAGTTCTAATTTCAAAAACCTCTACACTTCTAACAATCCTCCTTTGCAGGCGAACTTAATAAGAGGGGCAAATATTGAGTCAATTCATAAAATTCATGCCGTTATTACAGACAAAAAAGGTAGGGTTTTAATGTGCGCAGGAAATCCAGAATACAAAAGTTTCATAAGGTCAGCACTTAAACCTTTTCAAGCAATACCTTTCGTTAGTAGTGGAGCTGCATCAAAAATAAATAATGAATCAAAATCCATTGCGTTAGCATGCGGTTCACATAGTGGATCAAAACTTCATTCAAGGGAAGCCTTCAAAATCTTATGGGAATATGACATTGACATTAATAATCTGCTATGTCCAAAATCCAAGACAAGTTCACTAGAACATAATTGTTCGGGTAAACATGCTGCTTTTTTAGCTACATGCAAAAAAATGAATTGGCCATTAGATAGTTACTTAATGGGGGATCATCCACTTCAAATTGAAATATTCAGAATAGTTTCTGAATTACTTGAAATCCCGTCATCTGAAATAAACGCAGAACGTGATGATTGTGGAGCCCCCACCCTATATTTAAAACTACTAGAAATGTCCAGGTTATATTCACTTCTAAGCAGTTCCGAAAATGCTGAATTAGAACAAATCAGTAGAGCTATGACATTAAACCCGACAATGATAAGTGACAACAATAAATTTGATACAGAAATAATTAAAGCTTCTCACGGGAAAGTTATAGGTAAAGGCGGTGCCGAGGGAATACAGTGTCTATGTAAGTTAAATGAAGGGATAGGGCTAGCTTTAAAAGTAGAAGACGGTTCAAAAAGAGCAAAGCATGCTGTTAGTCTTCACTTACTAAAACAGTTGGAGTGGATATCTGACTTAAGAATTCAGGACATCGAAGAGAAGGTATTTAATTTTCCTGAAGGAGTACGACTTGAAGTTAAAGGTAAATTAAAATTCCAAGAATCCTAAAAAAACAGGAAAAATCCCCCTTTCAGATGTATGCTATGTATATGACGCGGGGTAGAGCAGTCTGGTAGCTCGTCGGGCTCATAACCCGAAGGTCGGAAGTTCAAATCTCCCCCCCGCCACCATATAAAAGCAGCTTAAAGGCTGCTTTTTTTATTTTTGCGATAGTCACAGTAATTTTAAAAATATAATACCGAAGGTTTTTATATCTTACTAAAAAGTTCTTATTAGAATTATTTGAGATCCTTTTGGATTGAGAATTTCAAGTCAATTCTAACTATTAGACCAATAATGATAAAAAATATTCCAATGTATGAGTTCAAAGATAGATCCAAAATATTAAATTAATTTTCAAACTAAAGTTTAACTCAAAAATCATATCTATTAAATATGGCAATAAAAAAGAGTTTTAAAAAATCTGAATTTTTAATATTTTCATCATTAATAAGTAAAAAAAGTAGAGTAAAATTCAACTAATCTAGAAAATTATATGCAGAATTTGCTACAGCGTGATTTAGGTTCAAGCCTTTTATCAATAGCTGTCATATTAGGTTGGCTAGGTCTGTTTTTTGTATTCTTGAGATTATTAACAATTTCAATAAAGAGAATCCTTGAAACAATTTTCAAAAAATCATAATTATTTAAATAAATAAATAATTCTGAATTAATCGCATAAATCCTTTATCACTAAGTATAATAACCTAAAAAATGTCAATTTTGGATAAGGTTAAGATAGGGAATTCCGTTCAAGTTAACCTAGAAATGTCTAAGGATAGACTTACCAAAGAAACTATTGATGCAATAAATGTTTCTTCATTGGGTAAGATAAGCGATTTCAGAATAACTGATGGCAAAGGAATTGGAGTTGTATTGCAATTATCTAATGGAGAAGAACAATGGTTTTTTGAGGATGAAATTGATCTTCTAGACGAAAATGGTAGTGTAATTAAAAAAACTAAAAATAAAAACGAGAATAGTAATTTTATATTTGATTTTATAAGTGGACTAAATTATGAAAATAAAAATAAGTTAAGCGAATTACTTAATCCAATTAACTTTTTTATCTGGCTGGTTGTATCATTTAAAGATATTTTTTAATTGTTTAAAAATTTTCTAAAATAAAAATAATTTAATAATTTATTTAAATTAAAATTTCAGTTATTAAACTTTTAAATGGTACAAAATATTATCGATGTAAGAAATTTATCTAAGACATTTGATATCTCTTCAAAAGAACCAGGCTTAAAAGGAACAATTAAACATTTTTTTAGAAGACAAACAAAAAGTTTAAAAGTTATAAAAAATATAAGTTTTGAAATTAAAGAAGGTGAAATAGTAGGTTTTCTTGGTGCTAATGGAGCTGGAAAAACAACCATATTAAAAATGCTTTGTGGCTTAATTTATCCAAGTGAAGGTTCGATTTTAGTTTCAGACTACTTACCTTTCAGGAGAAAAGAAAATTTCCTGAAGAATATCACCTTAATAATGGGACAAAAGCAACAGCTTATTTGGGATCTTCCTCCAATTGAATCATTCTATTTGAATGCATCAATATATGACTTAGATAAGTTCGAAGCTAAAAAGAGAATAAAAAAACTATCGGAAATGCTTGAAATTGATGAAGAGCTATTCATACCAGTTAGAAAACTTTCTCTAGGTCAGCGTATGAAGTCAGAATTACTAGCAGCTTTGATACATGAACCAAAAATTATATTTTTAGACGAGCCGACACTTGGATTAGATATTAATGCACAGAGAAATTTAAGAAAATTCCTTCAAAAATATAATAAAGAAAATAATGCAACGATATGCCTAACCAGTCATTACATGAAAGATATTACATCGCTATGCAAGAGAGTTATATGTGTACACGAAGGAGCTATATCATATGATGGGAAACTTGACCTATTATTAAAAAAACTTTCTCCTGTAAAAGAAATATTAATAATTTGTCGCTCTGAAGAAGATGCAATTAAATTAGAAAATGCAGGTTTTACTGTTAAAAATAAAATAAAGAATGAAATCACTATAAAAATTGAAAACAACTCTATTACCTCGTCACTAAAAAAAATCCTAAATAATTTTGATATTGAAGATCTTTTTATAAATGAACCTCCTATAGATGAAATTATTGGGAAGGTATTAATCAAAAAAGATTATGATATCTAATTTGATTAACCGTAAAATATTCACCTTATTAAAAGTCCAATATTCGAACATGTTGGAATATAGGGTAGAAATTGCATTATGGGCAATTTCAGGGATTATTCCTTTTTTCATGTTAAACATTTGGACAAATAATAATCTAAATGAATCCATAAACATTAGCGATGTTATGCTTTCTAGGTATTTCTTATGTGCTTTTTTTGTAAGACAGTTTTCTGTAGTTTGGGTTGTATTTAGTTTTGAAGAAGATTCTCTTATGGGGAAAGTATCCCCGTATCTAATTCAACCTTTAAATCCATTTTTCAGATATTTTGCTCAACATATTGCCGAACAAATAACAAGATTTCCTTTTGCAATAGTAATTTCTTTTTTCTTTTTTATTTTTAATCCAGAAAGTTTATGGATGCCAAATTTAGGTATTTTATTCTTATCGATAATATCAACTTTCTTATCATTCTTAATTCAATTTTTAATTCAATCAATAGTTGCATGTCTATGCTTCTGGACTGAGAAAGCATCATCAATCGAAAGATTGATATTCATCCCAACTTTATTTCTTTCAGGTCTTTTAGCTCCAGTAGCTTCCTTTCCAGATTATGTAAAATCTTGGATTTATTTAACTCCTTTTCCATATCTAATAGATTTCCCTGCAAACTTACTTTCAGGTAATAGAACAAGTGTTTTTGGAGGTTTTAGCATGCAAATTATATGGATAGTATTACTTTTCCAAGTATTTAGAAAAATATGGTCTGAAGGAACGAAAAAATATACAGCAATGGGGTCATGAAACCAAGAAAATATTTAAAAGTGTATACAAAATTTTTGCATACTTCTTTAGCTTCTGAATTGGAATATAAAACGAATATATTAATTGATTTAATTACCGCAATTTTAAGTTTAATAGGTAGTATTTTTTTATTATCTATTTTCTTTCAAAACAATAGGACTATTGGAGGCTGGGAATTTGAAGAGGCGCTAATAATTCAAGGTATTTATACAATTTTGAATGGGATAACAAATACATGGTTTAATCCTAACCTCACAGAAATAGTTAAACATATAAGAGAAGGAACATTAGATTTTGTACTTTTAAAACCTATTGATAGTCAATTTTTTATTTCATTAAAAAAAATAAATCCATCTGGCTTTTTAGAAATAATACTTGGATTTTGCTTACTATTATTCTGCATGAGAATAAATCAAATAAATTTTAATTTTAGTTTACTTACCTTATCCTTGATTTCAATAATTTGCTCGATTTGTATTTTATATAGCCTATGGTTTTTCATATGTACAACAACTATTTGGTTTGTTAAGACTTGGAATGCCATAGAAGTATTAAGATCATTTCTTTATATTGGAAGATTTCCTTTAAATTCATTTTCATTTTCTTTAAGAATATTTTTTAGTGTTTTCATTCCTATTGCATTTATAACTACAATTCCTTCTGAAGTTTTTCTAGGTATTTCTGAATTATGGAAAATATTGCTTGAAATTATTGTTTCTTCAGTATTTCTTATAACTTCAAGAAAGTTCTGGTTATTTGCATTGAAATTCTACTCATCTGCATCTAGCTAACTATTATTTAATAACCTCCCTGCAAAATTCCCAAATTTGTTGTTTACTTTTCAGATTAGAAAGCCTAGATAATTTCTTAAAATAAGATTTAGATTTTTCAACAGATAAAAGACTACAGTTGTATTCAATTTTATGATTTCTAGATATGATTCCTAATTTGAGTGAAACATCACAGAGGATAATTATTAAAGTGAGAAAAAAAACTACACTGAAAAATTGCAAAAATGATTTTAAATAATTTTCTCTTTCAGTTTTCAATTCAAACTTCATTACTTAACTATATGCTGAGGGCACTTAATTGCAGCAATAGCAACAGCCGTAACTTTAAAATTTTCTGACTTCTCAATAACTTTTTTAACCTCTAATGCTCCAAATTTATTACTTGCATCACTGTATGAAAGAAGTAAAGATTTATAATTGTCATGACCTAGACTTCTATATTCGCAGAAATTATCTCCAACATAATTCAAAAGAGTTAGTAAAGTTAATTCAATCATTAATGCTTTTTACTAGCAAAGTTCTTACGAATGATACTGTGCAGGACATTTTTAACAAGTAAATTTACCAAAAACATTTGGAATCATAAATAAGATTTTTTATCATAAGCTTTAAAATTACAGAATTATTTCAGAATTTTTAAATTATATATAAGAAAATCATTAAAGCACTATCTGTAGTGTTTCAACCTAGTTTGTTTTGCGCTATGGATAGGGGGTTGCATTTTTTATGAAATTGGTTTAAAAATAAAGTTCCCCATCACCCGGCCCCACATATGTGAGGCCTTTTTTTATAGTTTTTAAAATAAAGTCTCTCTAATGGCATTATTTAATTTAACGAGTTATTCATTAATCCCTTTGATAACGAATAAACATAATAATTAATTTATTTTTTTAACTAATAAACCAGCTTTAATTTTTTTTTCACAAAACTTTAGGACTATTCTTAATTAATTTATAAAAAACTATTTATGGATTTAAACAATAAGCTAATACCAACTAAAATACAAAATGTTATAAAAGTTTTCTTAATTAGAAGATTACCATTTAGTTTTGACAAGTGAGCTCCGAAATATCCTCCTGTAAAGGAACCAATTAATAATGCTATCAATATATTTGAAGGGACCGATCCTATTCTGGCCAAATAAACTGCTCCGACAAAATTCCAAAAAATCCCAACAGTAAAGAATGTCATACTTATAGCTCGAAGAAAATCCATTTCAAAAGTTTTTATTAAAAGTATTGTTACAAGCAATCCAGTTCCTGAAGAAATAGAACCATTTAAGATACCTATAAGAAAAATTAAAATTATAAATCTTATTTTATGAACCAAATTAAGCTTATTATTCCCAGATGATAAACCTAATTCTGGTTTAAGGTATGAATAAAAAGCTAATAATATTGATATGATTCCTAAAATCAAGTACAAGTACTTTTCTGATATGTATTCAATTATAGAAGAACCTAAAATTACTCCTGGTAATCCAAAAATTAAAATTTGCCAAGCAACACTTATATCATTACCTAAAGATTTGTAATTTCTTAGTGAGCCCCCTATTCCTAGTGCTACTGTTGCTAATTTATGACTAGCGAGAGCCTGATAGTAAGGAACTCCAGATAAAATCAATGCAGGCAATTGTAATAATCCTGCACCTCCTCCAGAAATTGCTGAGAACGTATTAGAAAAAAAGGATATCAAAAAGATATAAACACTTTTAAATATAAAATAATCAATACTCCCTAATGATTTTGTAAGTAGATAAGTCATTAACTACAAATCCAAGTATTTTAATAAGTAAAAAAATATTCTTTTCATAAGAAACAAAAGACTCACGAAGCTTTATTTTATCTTTTTCAATCAAAATTTTTAAAAAACTGTTATTATCGAAAAAATTTCAAGAAAACTATGCATATACAAGATGCAATCTACCTTGATCAGTTTTGTCCAAAGATAAGTAATAAAAATTGGAGAGAGTCACTAAATAAAATTACTAAGTTTAAATGTATTTATTGTGGTAAACCATCAGAATCACTTGATCACCTTCATCCAATGTCAAAAGGTGGTACTAGCAGTACAAGTAATTGCGTCCCATGTTGTTTGTCGTGTAATGGTAAAAAATCAGATTCAGAAGTTCTTAGTTGGTACAGAAAACAAAATTTTTATGATCCTCGCAGGGCTATGGCGATACGAGCATGGTTTAATTATGATTTAAAACTAGCGTCAATTCTTTTGAACTACCTAAATTAAACAATAAAAAGTAAATTGATTAAGCTTCGAAAAAACATTTTTGTATATGATTGGATAAGATCCTACTGTCTTAGCAAATAATGAATATTTACTTAAATTATTCTTTTACTTTCTGAATTTATTTTATTACTGATAATCGAAATATTAGAAAAATCATCTTTCCACATTATTGGCGAATCTATAACCTTTCTCTCTGGAGACTTTACAGAAAAAATCAATCCAAACA
Coding sequences within it:
- a CDS encoding ABC transporter ATP-binding protein, which translates into the protein MLIYVACWPLLAYLAGNLIPAIGSGDISKVSSIIIKSLFVFLIQKTAQFGQDVFIAKPSLEISEVMRGNLFSRIQKIKMNSVENISAGDITYRLTEDADRVSEVIYKTAQDTIPCTLQLLAVIIYMFYLDWSLTVSTFVLAPLIILSVNSFGRRVLLASEKSQESTSNLAGLIGESINGISTIRAFAAENWIEKRFYKRLSTNKKAKYKTLKLLAFQHPVVGFVEAFGILAILGLGAARINLGLLTSEEFSSFFAAILMLIDPISHVSTNFNDYKQAEASIKRLKNINLEPIEDDKENLTRISNIAGKISFKKVNFAYKKDNQVLKNINLEIKRGEVTAFVGASGAGKSTMLALILKFINPTNGDIFIDDKNLKIINTKDIRKNIALVQQQPFLFSGTIFDVIRMGRNFTKEEVIESARKANAHNFIQKLPEKYETEITEKGSNFSGGQIQRIAIARAILGNPSILLLDEATSALDAESESEVQKGLSRAMKDRTVIVIAHRLATTQEANKIVVFDKGKIIEVGKHIDLINKPGIYKELCEKQLIKKL
- a CDS encoding DUF6447 family protein, whose protein sequence is MSENTNDSSNPVLTFEGKKYLINELSNEIKESIKALQIAETQLKMHQDTLELLSISRNTLANQLRGKLKNLE
- the carB gene encoding carbamoyl-phosphate synthase large subunit, with amino-acid sequence MPQRGDLKKILILGSGPIVIGQACEFDYSGTQACKALRNAGYEIILINSNPASIMTDPDIANKTYIEPLTSEIVSQIILKEKPDAILPTMGGQTALNLAVKLSESDFLKQNNIELIGADLRAINKAEDRKLFKESMEKINVNVCPSGIASDLDEAMEVSKEISSYPLIIRPAFTLGGVGGGIAFNLEEFVELCKSGLEESPSNQILIEKSLIGWKEYELEVMRDTADNVVIVCSIENLDPMGVHTGDSITVAPAQTLTDKEYQRLRDLSLKIIREVGVETGGSNIQFAINPTNGDVIVIEMNPRVSRSSALASKATGFPIAKIAALLSVGYTLDEIINDITKKTPACFEPSIDYVVTKIPRFAFEKFKGSSKTLSTAMKSVGESMAIGRSFEESFQKALRSLEVGVFGWECDSLDEFKNESHIKNSLRNPTCERIFLIKKAMQLGKTNSYIYEVTNIDLWFIEKLRNIFNFENDFLKEKELYSLDRDLMLHAKQLGFSDQQIAKLTNSEFFEVRRYRKKLNIIPIYKTVDTCSAEFSSSTPYHYSTYEESFLNSNSQIFDSEISENCESKKIMILGGGPNRIGQGIEFDYCCCHASYQASTNGYKTIMVNSNPETVSTDYDTSDILYFEPVTLEDVLNIIEAENPYGLIVQFGGQTPLKISLPLYEWLKSNDGAKTGSKILGTSPISIDLAEDREEFTKILEELSIRQPLNGIARNQDEAEIVAKNIGFPLVVRPSYVLGGRAMEIVKDENELSRYINEAVKVSPDHPILLDQYLNNAIEIDVDALCDSNGSVVIAGLMEHVEPAGIHSGDSACCLPSISLSLSTIENVRKWTKLIAQRLNVVGLINLQFAVTNTNNKENKLFILEANPRASRTVPFVSKAIGKPIAKLATQLMQGFTLEDINFTQEISPKYQAVKEAVLPFKRFPGSDTLLGPEMRSTGEVMGLAKDFGIAYAKSELAAGNGVPSEGVAFLSTNDLDKKNLEEIAQELLILGFKLIATKGTASYLVNLGIQVDEVLKVHEGRPNIEDLIRSGLVQLIINTPIGSQALHDDAYLRRAALEYNIPTFTTIPGAKAAIKAIKALQSNKVYAYSLQEIHNY
- a CDS encoding DUF3318 domain-containing protein — protein: MSELQRLKSLLPPENESWVFVEAAAAIDPPLITLEEIGRDEVEIQIDLDEWDNFAIDHRNLLFWHEVGKIQNDTIPRDGWEMAALAIGLGGAIGELWVQDGLLLLLALGLSSFAGYRLYLKNNSEKKLQDAIYADERAIDLACRFGYSIPNAYKSLGGALKELIDKTRKKKKRSFFEDRLDALRKSAERARSELSQQEGSEKSVSSENVYGQ
- the rsfS gene encoding ribosome silencing factor, with the protein product MDNKNLVLMAAKACDEKKARDIKLIKIDKVSFISEWILIAEGLSDVQVRSITNSVEGELREKAKIEPIRKEGVNEAKWALLDYGDLIVNIFQPEIRKFYDLESFWSNGDNLIFP
- a CDS encoding CGLD27 family protein, producing the protein MNESKCPVPKEQQPTNEFIELSKSKIFSWPKTKKSLIIILIKFWVGAFVLFLVISSGSVYFKTSLLKYILLSFFSSLSIPLLISIRLYLGWNHIFNRLISEKVEYEESGWYDGQVWEKPLVLKEKESLIASIEVKPILKNLIQIFSIISVLALTGILIFQHNNF